In Fluviispira sanaruensis, a genomic segment contains:
- a CDS encoding phytanoyl-CoA dioxygenase family protein — protein sequence MDSKKEIINSVHKLHINPYFNNILVSEKMKNIASFFLEENSVARVSEMFAKPADKGLASPIHQDNFYWCLVLANALTICLAVDPCSRENGVVSYMRGSRKLGLLPHVNSYAPGSSQTVERKSIPTNLEPVSEILNSGDVLIHHSLTIHWSAANTSGKSRLAMTLQYQGESVRIDPEMLKHYESNLLMQVNMREINTASNEKNS from the coding sequence GTGGATTCAAAAAAAGAAATAATTAATTCTGTCCATAAGTTACACATAAATCCTTACTTTAATAATATATTAGTGTCCGAAAAAATGAAAAATATTGCTTCATTTTTTCTTGAAGAAAATTCTGTTGCAAGAGTTTCGGAAATGTTTGCAAAACCAGCAGATAAAGGTTTAGCAAGCCCAATTCATCAAGACAATTTTTATTGGTGTTTAGTACTTGCAAATGCGCTTACAATTTGCCTTGCAGTTGATCCATGCAGTCGAGAGAATGGAGTTGTTTCATATATGAGAGGCTCGCGCAAACTTGGGTTATTGCCGCATGTTAACTCATATGCGCCCGGTAGTTCGCAAACAGTTGAGAGAAAATCAATTCCAACAAATTTAGAACCAGTAAGTGAAATATTAAATTCAGGAGATGTTCTTATTCATCATTCTCTTACTATTCACTGGAGTGCTGCAAACACCAGCGGAAAAAGCAGACTTGCTATGACTTTACAATATCAAGGGGAAAGTGTGAGAATTGATCCAGAGATGTTAAAACATTATGAAAGTAATTTGCTAATGCAAGTAAATATGCGAGAAATTAATACTGCTTCTAATGAAAAAAATTCTTGA
- a CDS encoding IS630 family transposase, with translation MSKFITHFNETLKGLLKKKLTTQLLRRLAIILLFLMDIKAKEISAVLKCSPKTVYQTIRKFKSDGIMNLLEKPRTGRKSLLNLDEVSDLKKQINLKNSQESQAKVVHVEIIKNLIYKNNGKKFSRSGIYSFCKKIGLRKVKPRPLHVKNDPEVIAEWRKNFPKVLDKVKREHPDKKVIQYFQDETRFGQKTITSGIWSPKGVRPEYKNENGFLNSWIYGAINTETGKRFGLVLPTLNSENMQIFLNAFSRKIKRSKHVLMILNGSRAHNNCKIVVPKNIALHFLPPYSPQLNHIERLWSYLKRNHLSFKLYEKIDDIIQAESDAWNKLTDKIVKSIGFSQSRKRCVEQF, from the coding sequence ATGTCGAAGTTTATAACTCATTTTAATGAAACTTTAAAGGGACTTCTTAAGAAAAAATTAACGACGCAACTTCTAAGAAGACTTGCTATAATTCTGCTCTTTTTAATGGACATTAAAGCGAAAGAAATATCAGCGGTATTGAAGTGCAGCCCCAAAACGGTTTACCAAACAATACGAAAATTTAAATCGGATGGAATAATGAATCTTCTAGAAAAGCCGCGTACGGGTAGGAAAAGTTTGTTAAACTTGGATGAGGTTTCCGATTTAAAAAAGCAGATAAATTTAAAGAACTCGCAGGAATCTCAAGCAAAAGTTGTTCATGTTGAAATTATAAAAAATCTTATATATAAAAATAATGGTAAGAAGTTTAGTAGATCTGGCATTTATTCATTTTGTAAGAAAATAGGTTTAAGAAAAGTCAAACCGAGACCATTACATGTTAAAAATGATCCAGAAGTTATTGCAGAATGGAGAAAAAACTTTCCTAAAGTTTTAGATAAGGTAAAGAGAGAACATCCAGATAAAAAAGTTATCCAATATTTCCAAGATGAAACTAGATTTGGGCAAAAGACAATCACGTCAGGAATTTGGAGTCCAAAAGGGGTTCGCCCTGAGTATAAAAATGAAAATGGTTTTTTAAATTCATGGATATATGGAGCAATAAATACTGAAACTGGGAAAAGATTCGGGCTTGTTCTGCCAACTTTAAACAGTGAGAATATGCAGATATTTTTGAATGCTTTTTCAAGAAAAATAAAGAGAAGTAAACATGTACTAATGATATTGAATGGCTCAAGAGCGCATAATAATTGCAAGATTGTTGTACCGAAAAATATTGCTTTACACTTTCTTCCCCCCTATAGTCCGCAATTAAATCATATTGAAAGATTGTGGAGTTATTTAAAGAGAAATCATTTGTCTTTTAAATTATACGAAAAAATAGATGATATTATTCAAGCTGAGAGCGATGCATGGAATAAATTAACCGATAAAATTGTCAAATCCATCGGATTTTCTCAATCAAGAAAACGATGTGTGGAACAATTTTAA
- a CDS encoding LIC12162 family transferase: protein MNFSVINEVVKKTTLIKTPNDLNENIDQNLLLLGVWCDLYEQKDFWKNKEKNIFKHHNQDKEDLSKNINYLNNIYDLSLNEIRDYLNNTHCVNETKQYWHIVIGPWLRGFIDVFYDRYLSIKRVNSAYSKLKTNIDLYDEFSFTPQNYNDFSILIPQDSYNSFLYAFILNNIIHSIELIETNKKIINYKSSIDKNTNKFKFKFKLINFILNLYSKIIPLFLYKFAFIDFNISKDILKLFFLLKSFPYYEIKNKQELFFSEINKVVRLKLLENRNFNNRSEFLELLLKILPEQIPICYIESYSKYLKYVQKNYPKNPKFIFSIVSQYTNEAFKYWVAESTKKSAKIILHQHGGHYGIGLSNRFLEYEASIAFKFISFGWQDQNFSNILPAPSYKLSHFKREVKYNPYGKILLVPMSIPRYPYHMYSVPIADSYLTYLNQLDEFIIKLTTENKKNLSIRIQPLDNAYGWNLQSRWKDKFPNIEIYSGIKSFSNHVSESRLIITTYNSTTFLELISANYPVIIFWDYNLFEICQDAVQSFNELIEANIFHKTPNEAATFVNEISYNPLEWWHKEKTQSARLKFCEKYARVSDNWTKDWYNLIKSFQ from the coding sequence ATGAATTTCAGCGTTATAAATGAAGTAGTTAAAAAAACCACTCTAATAAAAACACCGAATGATCTAAATGAAAATATCGATCAAAATCTTCTTTTATTAGGAGTCTGGTGCGATTTATATGAGCAAAAAGATTTTTGGAAAAATAAAGAAAAAAACATATTTAAACATCATAATCAGGATAAAGAAGATTTATCTAAGAATATAAATTATTTAAATAATATTTATGACTTATCCTTAAATGAAATTAGGGATTATTTAAATAATACTCATTGTGTCAATGAAACTAAACAATATTGGCACATTGTTATCGGCCCTTGGCTAAGGGGGTTTATTGATGTTTTTTATGATAGATACTTATCAATTAAAAGAGTGAATAGCGCTTATTCAAAATTAAAAACAAATATAGACCTCTATGATGAATTTTCATTTACTCCTCAAAATTACAATGATTTTTCTATACTGATACCACAGGACAGTTATAATAGTTTTCTATACGCATTTATTCTAAACAATATAATTCACAGTATTGAGTTAATAGAAACGAATAAAAAAATAATTAATTATAAATCTAGCATAGATAAAAATACAAATAAATTTAAATTTAAATTTAAATTAATAAACTTTATTTTAAATTTATATTCAAAAATTATTCCTTTATTCTTATATAAATTTGCATTTATTGATTTTAACATTTCAAAAGATATTTTAAAACTATTTTTTTTACTTAAATCATTTCCTTATTATGAAATTAAAAATAAACAAGAATTATTTTTTTCAGAAATCAACAAAGTTGTTAGACTTAAACTTTTAGAAAATAGAAACTTTAATAATAGAAGCGAATTTTTGGAGCTATTACTAAAAATATTACCGGAACAAATACCAATATGTTACATTGAATCTTATTCAAAGTACTTAAAATATGTACAGAAAAATTACCCAAAAAATCCTAAATTCATTTTTTCTATAGTTTCACAATATACCAATGAAGCATTTAAATATTGGGTAGCAGAGTCAACAAAAAAATCTGCCAAAATAATTTTGCATCAACATGGTGGACATTATGGTATTGGACTATCAAATCGTTTCTTGGAATATGAAGCGTCAATTGCATTCAAATTTATTTCATTTGGTTGGCAAGATCAAAATTTTTCAAATATTTTACCAGCTCCTTCTTATAAGTTAAGCCATTTTAAGAGAGAAGTTAAGTATAATCCTTATGGAAAAATATTGCTAGTACCAATGTCAATTCCAAGATATCCATATCATATGTATAGCGTACCGATTGCAGACTCATATTTAACTTATTTAAATCAACTAGACGAATTTATTATAAAATTAACAACTGAAAATAAAAAAAATCTTTCTATTCGCATTCAGCCCCTTGATAATGCTTATGGTTGGAATTTGCAAAGTCGATGGAAAGATAAATTCCCAAATATAGAAATTTATTCAGGTATAAAGTCATTTTCTAATCATGTTTCTGAATCTAGACTTATTATAACAACATATAATTCAACTACTTTTCTTGAACTTATCTCAGCTAATTATCCCGTTATTATTTTTTGGGACTATAATCTTTTTGAAATTTGTCAAGATGCGGTTCAGTCATTCAATGAATTAATTGAAGCTAATATTTTTCATAAAACTCCAAATGAGGCAGCAACATTTGTAAATGAAATTTCTTATAATCCTTTGGAATGGTGGCACAAAGAAAAAACACAGTCCGCAAGACTTAAATTTTGTGAAAAATATGCAAGAGTATCTGACAATTGGACTAAAGATTGGTATAATCTTATAAAAAGTTTTCAATGA
- a CDS encoding IS5 family transposase — protein MLRLMITDQMWSRLAPILKEFKIHFSNRIRIFMDAVFWKLRTGAPWRDLPTEFGSYSTVFNKFNRWSKLGIWRELFLKIRGELDNEWNFIDSTIVKAHQHSVNSKCKKEECIGRAVCGNSSKIHMIADSHGNPIDFILSEGQVHDSRIGNQLIEASNAENLIADRAYSNKKIREKLADKNIQAIIPKKKNSIDKTNDGFDMHLYKIRHLVENLFARLKQFRSIASRYDKSKNNFASMVYMGCCIVWGKI, from the coding sequence ATGTTAAGGTTGATGATAACAGATCAAATGTGGTCGAGGCTAGCCCCAATACTTAAGGAATTTAAAATTCATTTTTCAAATAGAATTAGGATTTTTATGGATGCTGTTTTTTGGAAGCTACGAACAGGAGCTCCTTGGAGGGATCTACCAACGGAGTTTGGTTCATATTCAACAGTATTTAATAAATTTAATCGTTGGTCAAAACTAGGAATTTGGCGCGAGTTATTTTTAAAAATTCGAGGAGAATTAGATAATGAATGGAATTTTATAGATTCAACAATAGTGAAAGCGCATCAGCATTCTGTAAATTCAAAATGCAAAAAAGAAGAATGTATTGGTCGTGCTGTTTGTGGAAATTCAAGTAAAATACATATGATTGCAGACTCACATGGAAATCCTATAGACTTTATTTTAAGTGAAGGACAAGTTCACGACAGTAGAATAGGAAATCAACTCATAGAAGCTAGCAATGCTGAAAATTTAATTGCAGATCGGGCTTACAGTAATAAAAAAATAAGAGAAAAATTAGCAGATAAAAATATTCAAGCCATTATTCCTAAAAAGAAAAATTCTATTGATAAAACAAATGATGGATTTGATATGCATTTATATAAAATTCGACATTTAGTAGAAAATTTATTTGCTAGATTAAAACAGTTCAGAAGCATTGCTTCCCGTTACGATAAAAGTAAAAATAACTTTGCTTCTATGGTTTATATGGGGTGTTGTATCGTTTGGGGAAAAATTTGA
- a CDS encoding ISNCY family transposase, translating into MRKKIELYPDLFCQYSIHEYSDELKKMSEILEQHEEILDWVHEDLLQGKMVSYKGATGRSSEMVFCAAILKQQRQWTYKELEFHLADSQSGRAFVKLPFGIYYSDSALQENIKKISFNTWEKINIILVKYAEKKGYEKGRTVRVDSTVVETNIHRPTDSSLIYDCIRVLSRNLFQLKELNKNNNLKISKLKFSCKLAKNMVLSILNTNNQEKREEIYRDLIVKAGDNYNQINSYIKVAKSLKKSKKVLKIIEQLEHAKTHLEAILAQTIFRIIDHKVIKSEEKVVSIFEEHTDVIVKSRREVEFGHKIFLTTGKSNLVLDCQIEQGNPSDAIKFMDLVNAQNKLYERFPRQISADGGFSSKDNVLNAKKSGVKDVYFSKRCGLKILEIVKSSYVYNKLKKFRAGIESNISALKRGFGLDRATWKGLSGYKSYIWSALVSYNLTILANKV; encoded by the coding sequence ATGCGCAAGAAGATTGAACTATATCCAGACCTATTTTGTCAATACTCAATCCATGAATATTCTGATGAGTTAAAAAAAATGAGTGAAATTTTAGAGCAACATGAAGAAATACTAGATTGGGTTCACGAGGATCTTCTCCAAGGGAAAATGGTAAGCTATAAAGGTGCGACAGGAAGGTCATCAGAGATGGTATTTTGTGCAGCAATTTTGAAACAGCAAAGACAGTGGACATATAAAGAGCTTGAATTTCATTTAGCAGATTCACAGTCTGGACGAGCTTTTGTAAAGTTACCATTTGGTATATATTACTCAGACTCAGCACTACAAGAGAATATTAAAAAAATATCCTTTAATACATGGGAAAAGATAAATATAATATTGGTAAAATACGCAGAAAAAAAAGGATATGAGAAAGGACGAACTGTACGAGTTGATAGCACTGTGGTGGAAACAAATATACATAGACCAACAGATTCTTCTTTAATTTATGATTGTATAAGAGTTCTATCAAGAAATTTATTTCAGTTAAAAGAATTGAATAAAAATAATAATTTGAAAATATCGAAATTGAAATTTAGTTGCAAACTTGCTAAAAACATGGTTCTTTCAATCCTGAATACGAATAATCAAGAAAAAAGAGAAGAAATTTACAGGGATTTAATAGTGAAGGCTGGTGATAATTATAATCAAATTAATAGTTATATTAAAGTAGCGAAATCTCTTAAAAAAAGCAAAAAAGTTTTAAAAATAATTGAGCAACTTGAACATGCAAAAACTCATTTAGAAGCAATTTTAGCACAAACTATATTTAGGATTATAGATCATAAGGTTATTAAATCAGAAGAAAAAGTAGTTTCAATATTTGAAGAACACACAGATGTTATTGTAAAAAGTCGAAGGGAAGTTGAGTTTGGGCATAAAATATTTTTAACCACTGGCAAAAGTAATTTAGTGTTGGATTGTCAAATTGAACAAGGAAATCCATCAGACGCAATTAAATTCATGGATCTTGTAAACGCACAAAATAAACTTTATGAAAGATTTCCTCGTCAGATTTCAGCGGATGGCGGGTTTTCTTCTAAAGATAATGTATTAAATGCAAAGAAATCAGGTGTTAAAGATGTGTATTTTTCAAAAAGATGTGGATTAAAAATCTTGGAAATAGTTAAAAGTAGTTACGTTTATAATAAATTAAAAAAGTTTCGTGCTGGAATTGAAAGCAACATTTCGGCATTAAAAAGAGGATTTGGTTTAGATCGCGCAACATGGAAAGGTTTATCTGGTTATAAAAGCTATATTTGGTCTGCATTAGTTTCATATAATTTAACAATTCTTGCAAACAAAGTGTAA
- a CDS encoding methyltransferase domain-containing protein gives MKNFLQSFDHTFVDKKYLDIGSSYGWFVKEFSKIGFNSIGLERDPISLEIGYKVYGIEKSQIIHNDIVLGLRKMIDNNQKYDIVSCLSVLHHFVLNKNSTSALELIKLIDNVTKHVLFLDTGEEHESAFEGTLNNWNPEFIKNWIKSNTSFKEVYSLGVDQDCKPPFIGYYNRTLFACIKS, from the coding sequence ATGAAGAATTTTCTTCAAAGTTTTGACCATACATTTGTCGATAAAAAATACCTTGATATTGGATCCAGTTATGGCTGGTTTGTTAAGGAATTCAGTAAAATTGGCTTTAACTCAATTGGGCTCGAAAGAGATCCTATTAGCCTAGAAATTGGTTATAAAGTTTATGGAATTGAGAAAAGTCAAATTATACATAACGACATCGTTCTAGGTCTTAGAAAGATGATAGATAATAATCAGAAATATGATATTGTCTCTTGCTTAAGCGTTCTACACCATTTTGTTTTAAATAAAAATTCCACTTCAGCATTAGAGTTAATTAAACTAATCGATAATGTTACAAAGCATGTCTTATTCCTTGATACTGGTGAAGAACACGAATCTGCATTTGAAGGAACTCTAAATAATTGGAATCCTGAGTTTATAAAAAATTGGATTAAGTCAAATACAAGTTTCAAAGAAGTTTATTCCTTAGGTGTGGATCAAGATTGTAAGCCCCCATTTATTGGGTATTATAATCGAACTTTATTTGCATGCATTAAATCATAA
- a CDS encoding class I SAM-dependent methyltransferase, with amino-acid sequence MGSGIGGILDFNKKIAKNIFAIEPQNYCQKIIQERGFTIFNKTDELPSNYFDVASMFHVFEHLKNPIEILASIYEKLKINSYLIIEVPHARDALISWFDIDEFKKFSFWSEHLILHTRESLRIIVESIGLNVISIEGIQRYPLSNHLYWLTNKKPGGHLLWNQFSSKTLNSEYENILSKLDITDSLILVAKKI; translated from the coding sequence ATTGGAAGCGGAATTGGGGGTATTCTAGATTTTAATAAGAAAATTGCAAAAAACATTTTTGCAATTGAGCCTCAAAATTATTGTCAAAAAATTATTCAAGAAAGAGGATTTACAATATTCAATAAAACTGATGAACTTCCATCAAATTATTTTGATGTAGCAAGCATGTTTCATGTATTTGAACATCTAAAAAATCCCATTGAGATCCTTGCTTCAATTTATGAAAAATTAAAAATAAATAGTTATTTAATTATAGAAGTTCCTCATGCTAGAGATGCGCTAATTTCATGGTTTGATATTGATGAATTTAAGAAGTTTAGTTTTTGGAGTGAACATCTGATCTTGCATACCCGTGAATCTCTAAGAATTATAGTTGAAAGTATTGGCTTAAATGTTATAAGTATTGAAGGAATTCAGAGATACCCATTATCAAATCATCTTTACTGGTTGACAAATAAAAAACCAGGAGGGCATCTTCTTTGGAATCAATTTTCAAGCAAAACTTTAAATTCGGAATATGAAAATATATTGTCAAAATTAGATATTACAGACTCTCTTATTCTAGTTGCAAAAAAAATATAG
- a CDS encoding class I SAM-dependent methyltransferase, with translation MGFSKKNIRELLDTVGLYEDSEDIYEQKNIVLRDGRNAILWENKTNGHGILDPEFWEKSNYYQEDYRKEFSANLNNFTNSKDHLEIYKGLNKRQYEQFAHMITHSTRFLEIGCSFGGIISLVNQNSLSCIHGIEPNKYDSEFIANKLSSARIFNSTFEEFEPNDVIYDLIVSFEVLEHVINLSDFVIKLSKCLERGGFINIEVPNHNDALLKYYKNCAYEKFYYHKAHIHYFTPKSLNNLFALHGFEGSISSFQIYPFFNQVFWIYNNKPQASATEALSYPKISVINCHEELEINKFFDDTQAKYLELMNQYLIGDSLVYSGRKL, from the coding sequence ATGGGATTTTCAAAAAAAAATATAAGAGAACTCTTAGATACAGTTGGACTCTATGAGGACTCTGAAGATATTTATGAACAAAAAAATATTGTCTTAAGAGATGGAAGAAATGCTATTTTATGGGAAAATAAAACAAATGGTCATGGAATATTAGATCCAGAATTTTGGGAAAAAAGTAATTATTATCAAGAAGATTATCGGAAAGAATTTTCAGCAAATCTAAATAACTTTACTAACTCTAAAGATCATTTAGAAATTTATAAAGGATTAAACAAGCGACAGTATGAGCAATTTGCACATATGATTACTCACTCAACAAGATTTCTTGAAATTGGTTGTTCTTTTGGTGGGATTATTTCACTTGTTAATCAAAATTCCCTTAGTTGTATTCACGGTATTGAACCAAATAAATATGATTCAGAGTTTATTGCAAACAAATTATCCTCGGCAAGAATATTTAATTCTACTTTCGAAGAGTTTGAACCTAATGATGTAATTTATGATTTAATTGTCAGCTTTGAAGTATTAGAACATGTTATTAATTTAAGTGATTTTGTAATAAAATTGTCTAAGTGTCTTGAGAGAGGAGGTTTTATCAATATTGAAGTACCTAATCATAATGATGCATTATTAAAGTACTATAAGAATTGTGCATATGAGAAATTCTATTATCATAAAGCTCATATTCATTATTTTACTCCAAAATCTTTAAATAATTTATTTGCGCTTCATGGTTTTGAAGGTTCTATTTCAAGTTTTCAAATATACCCATTTTTTAATCAAGTATTTTGGATTTATAATAATAAACCTCAAGCGTCTGCTACAGAAGCTTTATCGTATCCTAAAATTTCAGTAATTAATTGCCATGAAGAATTAGAAATTAATAAATTTTTTGACGATACTCAGGCTAAATATCTTGAATTAATGAATCAGTATTTAATTGGCGATTCTCTTGTTTATTCGGGTAGGAAATTATGA
- a CDS encoding aspartate aminotransferase family protein, with amino-acid sequence MYQFSLNPINVEKITTKYRNIVTQIPNPKTLSIINLCLQSEPLSMNDQLPVVWHKAEDFQIYDVSGNKWIDFTSTIFVANIGHSHPKVCEAIIKTVSDKLLNAYYYQTELRAKLVNILIEITPGALNKVLLLSTGSEATEAALKMLRLYGANLHPEKTLIIAFEGAFHGKTMGSQTLGGKLGGKKWIKYVHPEIFHLPYPYPWVLEEKNMSGEEFFYESLKNLKNSGVDLSNIAGFYAEPYQGWCAVFFPKDYMQALRKWCDQNNSLLGFDEVQAGFGRTGKLFGFEHFEVEPDIIWCGKALSSSIPVSAVIGRKELIDIDASLNSTHGGNPIGAAASHAAIKVLLEDNMVFESSRKGKIIEKELHQWQSEKPGIVCEIFGAGMVWAVFIRNPFSKELDIELVDRIIEKSMQKGLLSIRTCCGTIKLGPPLSIQDDALIEGIHVLKESLNDILKEGYVT; translated from the coding sequence ATGTATCAATTTTCGTTAAATCCAATCAATGTGGAAAAGATTACAACAAAATATCGTAATATTGTTACCCAAATACCAAATCCAAAAACTCTTTCGATCATTAATCTATGCCTACAGTCTGAGCCTTTATCTATGAATGATCAATTACCGGTAGTTTGGCATAAAGCAGAAGACTTTCAAATATATGACGTCTCTGGTAATAAATGGATAGATTTCACTTCAACAATTTTTGTTGCTAACATAGGTCATTCGCATCCTAAAGTTTGTGAAGCAATTATAAAAACTGTAAGCGATAAGCTTTTAAATGCTTATTATTACCAGACTGAATTAAGAGCAAAGCTTGTAAATATTTTAATTGAAATAACGCCAGGAGCTTTAAATAAAGTGCTTCTTTTATCGACAGGATCAGAAGCTACAGAAGCCGCATTAAAAATGCTACGATTATATGGAGCAAATCTACATCCAGAAAAAACACTCATTATTGCTTTTGAGGGAGCATTTCATGGTAAAACAATGGGTTCACAAACTCTCGGCGGAAAGCTTGGAGGAAAAAAATGGATTAAATATGTTCATCCTGAAATTTTTCATTTGCCTTACCCATATCCATGGGTTCTGGAAGAAAAAAATATGTCTGGAGAAGAGTTTTTTTATGAAAGCCTTAAAAACTTAAAAAATTCAGGGGTAGATTTATCAAATATTGCAGGTTTTTATGCTGAGCCCTATCAGGGCTGGTGCGCTGTTTTTTTTCCTAAAGACTATATGCAAGCACTCAGAAAATGGTGCGATCAAAATAATTCTCTTTTAGGGTTTGATGAAGTGCAAGCTGGATTTGGAAGAACTGGAAAATTATTCGGTTTTGAACACTTTGAAGTTGAGCCCGATATAATTTGGTGTGGTAAAGCTCTTTCATCAAGTATTCCAGTATCTGCAGTAATTGGTAGAAAAGAATTAATTGACATAGATGCATCGCTAAACAGTACGCATGGCGGTAATCCAATCGGAGCTGCAGCATCACATGCTGCGATTAAAGTTTTATTGGAAGATAATATGGTATTTGAATCCTCCCGAAAAGGAAAAATTATCGAAAAAGAGCTCCATCAATGGCAAAGTGAAAAACCAGGTATTGTTTGTGAAATTTTTGGTGCAGGAATGGTTTGGGCAGTATTTATTAGAAATCCATTTAGTAAAGAATTAGATATTGAGTTAGTTGATAGAATTATAGAGAAATCAATGCAAAAAGGACTCCTATCAATAAGAACCTGTTGTGGAACAATAAAACTTGGGCCACCGTTAAGTATCCAAGATGATGCATTAATTGAAGGTATTCATGTTTTAAAAGAATCATTAAATGATATACTAAAAGAAGGTTATGTAACATGA
- a CDS encoding VOC family protein, producing MGSIVIAGRHTGIPVVNMDIMKKFYLNILGFKILSEEVEDGMFISEILGINEVKVHILKIIAPDKWMLELLNYLNLEIKKESLHRKIFDVGIAHIALTVKNIDETYVFLKENNVNFISSPKISPSKNAKVCFCQDPEGNYIELVEIL from the coding sequence ATGGGAAGTATAGTGATTGCAGGAAGGCATACTGGTATTCCTGTAGTGAATATGGATATAATGAAAAAGTTTTATCTTAATATTTTAGGTTTTAAAATATTAAGCGAAGAAGTTGAAGATGGAATGTTTATTTCAGAAATACTTGGAATAAATGAAGTAAAAGTACATATCTTAAAGATTATTGCTCCTGATAAATGGATGCTAGAACTATTAAATTATTTAAATTTAGAAATTAAAAAAGAGTCTTTGCATAGAAAAATATTTGATGTCGGTATTGCGCATATTGCATTAACTGTAAAGAATATAGATGAAACATATGTTTTTCTAAAGGAAAATAATGTTAATTTTATTTCTTCTCCTAAAATTTCTCCATCAAAAAACGCAAAGGTTTGCTTTTGCCAAGATCCTGAAGGAAATTATATAGAACTTGTAGAAATATTATAG
- the gmhA gene encoding D-sedoheptulose 7-phosphate isomerase, protein MKKSIETKLSINREIKLNILKSIDLIVTAFENKNKLIICGNGGSAADSQHIAAEFVSKFLIDRKALFALALNCNTSSLTAISNDYNYDYSYSRQVEAFGTKNDILWGISTSGNSKNVLNAVEVAKSKGMSIIGMTGNQGGKLAALCDIAIRVPSDHTPNIQECHIMIAHIICEIVEARLFK, encoded by the coding sequence ATTAAAAAATCGATTGAAACAAAACTCAGTATAAATAGAGAAATTAAACTAAATATTTTAAAATCAATTGATTTAATCGTAACTGCTTTTGAAAATAAAAATAAATTGATTATTTGTGGTAATGGTGGAAGTGCCGCAGATAGTCAGCATATTGCTGCAGAATTTGTATCAAAGTTTTTAATTGATAGAAAAGCACTTTTTGCTCTTGCATTAAATTGTAATACTTCCTCTTTAACAGCAATTTCTAATGACTATAATTATGATTATTCTTATTCGAGACAAGTTGAAGCTTTTGGAACCAAAAATGACATTTTATGGGGAATATCTACGAGTGGAAATTCAAAAAATGTTTTGAATGCTGTAGAAGTTGCTAAAAGTAAAGGAATGTCTATTATAGGTATGACAGGAAACCAAGGAGGAAAATTAGCCGCGCTATGTGATATTGCAATTAGAGTGCCTTCTGATCATACTCCTAATATACAGGAATGTCATATTATGATCGCTCATATTATTTGTGAAATTGTGGAAGCAAGACTGTTTAAATAA